In the genome of Globicephala melas chromosome 3, mGloMel1.2, whole genome shotgun sequence, one region contains:
- the CD70 gene encoding CD70 antigen, whose product MFNEGLLNEYQEGECGKLHRKIEGHPGPPTLQTGDRQKLEGNSLHCRTESGPSLCRTSPGWGMVGPWQVQAGRGPHSCMRAEVPSLFLPLHTLHPATQLMKCLQRIMRAEEASGCQVPHRPWVSIRRVALLLLLLGMVIGCLVCSVRLTRKQQVDSAGWDLAELQLNHTGSRQDPRLRWQGSPALGRSFVHGPELDNGQLRIQRDGIYRLHIQVTLANCSSSTWTAKPLSATLSVAICFPTAHSISLLRLNFHQSCSVASQRLTFLAHGDILCTNLTPPLLPSRNADETFFGIQWVCP is encoded by the exons ATGTTCAATGaaggtttgttgaatgagtacCAGGAAGGTGAGTGTGGGAAGTTACATAGAAAAATTGAGGGACACCCTGGCCCACCTACTCTGCAGACTGGGGACCGGCAGAAGCTGGAGGGGAATTCCCTGCACTGTAGAACTGAGTCTGGTCCCTCCCTTTGCCGGACATCCCCAGGGTGGGGCATGGTTGGTCCCTGGCAGGTTCAGGCAGGCAGAGGGCCCCATAGCTGCATGAGAGCTGAggttccttccctcttcctgcctctaCACACCCTCCACCCCGCCACACAGCTGATGAAGTGCCTGCAGAGGATCATGAGAGCAGAAGAAGCCTCGGGCTGCCAGGTGCCCCACCGGCCCTGGGTGTCCATCCGGAGGGTGGCTTTGTTGCTGCTTCTCCTTGGCATGGTGATAGGCTGCCTCGTCTGCAGTGTGCGCCTCACCCGAAAGCAGCAGGTGGATTCAGCTGGG tggGACTTAGCGGAGCTGCAGCTGAATCACACAG GATCGCGGCAGGACCCCAGGCTGCGCtggcagggaagcccagccctgggcCGCTCCTTCGTGCATGGGCCAGAGCTGGACAACGGGCAGCTGCGTATCCAACGTGATGGCATTTATAGGCTGCACATCCAGGTGACCTTAGCCAACTGCTCTTCCTCTACGTGGACCGCCAAGCCCCTTAGCGCCACCCTGAGCGTGGCCATCTGCTTCCCCACAGCCCACAGCATCAGCCTGCTACGCCTCAACTTTCACCAAAGCTGCTCTGTCGCCTCCCAGCGCCTTACCTTCTTAGCCCACGGGGACATTCTCTGCACCAACCTTACTCCGCCTCTGCTGCCCTCCAGAAACGCTGATGAGACTTTTTTTGGAATTCAGTGGGTGTGCCCTTGA